One Acutalibacter muris DNA window includes the following coding sequences:
- a CDS encoding DUF1565 domain-containing protein, whose amino-acid sequence MDIYVSAKAPRGGDGTRAKPFKTINQAAAIAEAGDTVVVGPGVYREWVDPQNGGTSDGCRVRYISEEPLRLFVKRNFSRDGKNQAGKAPWTVKSRFRGWVA is encoded by the coding sequence ATGGACATCTATGTATCTGCAAAGGCCCCCCGGGGCGGGGACGGCACAAGGGCAAAGCCCTTTAAGACCATCAACCAGGCCGCGGCGATAGCGGAGGCCGGGGACACGGTGGTCGTCGGCCCCGGCGTTTACCGGGAGTGGGTGGACCCCCAAAACGGCGGCACATCGGACGGCTGCCGGGTAAGGTACATCTCGGAGGAGCCCCTTAGGCTTTTTGTCAAGAGGAACTTTTCAAGGGATGGGAAAAATCAGGCGGGAAAAGCCCCGTGGACGGTTAAAAGCCGTTTTCGTGGGTGGGTAGCATAA
- the mobQ gene encoding MobQ family relaxase produces MAIYHCSIKIISRGKGKSAVAAAAYRAGEKLTNDFDGETHDYTHKGGVIHTEILLPGHAPAAFSDRAVLWNAVEKIEKAKNAQLAREIEIALPCELTREQGISLVREYVKEQFVNAGMCADFAIHDTGGGNPHAHIMLTMRPIQQGGAWGAKQKKEYILDPQGKKIYDPKKRQYKCKAIPATDWNEQTKAEEWRAAWAQLCNQALEQYGHNQRIDHRSYERQGIDQIPTVHLGVAASAMEKRGIRTERGDLNREIEVTNQKLRQLKARIAKLQKWLKEEQENTEPPTLADYIQGILSRRAREGKSQTSQSIYNLKDAAKMLNFLQANNIMDMAGLDEKFKSMIGEQLDIQHKLKPIDRRLGTLKKHIEQAEIYFKYKGKKHLTEAEQILFTAAHDYLKGVMNGKTALPVKAWKAEYAKLTAERETLNRRYLALKGEVKEAEQIRRSVYNILRQEQREQQPRRAQDVER; encoded by the coding sequence GTGGCAATCTACCATTGCAGTATCAAAATCATCTCCCGCGGCAAGGGCAAATCCGCCGTTGCCGCCGCCGCTTACCGGGCGGGGGAGAAACTCACCAACGACTTTGACGGGGAAACCCACGACTACACCCACAAGGGCGGCGTTATCCATACCGAGATTTTACTCCCCGGCCACGCCCCCGCCGCCTTTTCTGACAGGGCGGTTTTGTGGAACGCGGTGGAGAAAATCGAGAAAGCGAAAAACGCCCAGCTTGCAAGAGAAATTGAGATTGCCCTGCCCTGTGAATTGACAAGGGAGCAGGGCATTTCTCTTGTCCGCGAGTATGTGAAAGAGCAGTTTGTCAATGCGGGAATGTGCGCCGACTTTGCCATCCACGACACAGGCGGCGGCAATCCCCACGCCCATATCATGCTGACAATGCGCCCCATCCAGCAGGGCGGCGCATGGGGAGCGAAGCAGAAAAAGGAGTACATTCTTGACCCGCAGGGGAAGAAAATCTATGACCCGAAAAAGCGGCAGTACAAGTGCAAGGCCATCCCCGCCACCGACTGGAACGAGCAGACCAAGGCCGAGGAATGGCGGGCGGCGTGGGCGCAGCTTTGCAACCAGGCGTTGGAGCAGTACGGACACAACCAGCGCATCGACCACCGCAGTTATGAGCGGCAGGGCATCGACCAGATACCCACCGTCCATTTAGGCGTTGCCGCTTCCGCTATGGAGAAGCGCGGCATCCGCACCGAGCGCGGCGATCTGAACCGGGAAATCGAAGTGACAAATCAGAAACTCCGGCAACTGAAAGCCCGTATCGCCAAACTGCAAAAGTGGCTGAAAGAGGAACAGGAGAACACCGAGCCGCCCACTCTTGCCGACTATATCCAGGGCATCCTGTCCCGCAGGGCGCGGGAGGGAAAATCGCAGACTTCCCAATCCATCTATAACCTCAAGGACGCGGCGAAAATGCTGAACTTCCTGCAAGCCAACAACATCATGGATATGGCGGGGCTTGATGAAAAATTCAAGTCTATGATAGGGGAACAGCTTGACATTCAGCACAAACTGAAACCCATTGACCGGCGGTTAGGCACTCTGAAAAAGCACATCGAGCAGGCCGAGATTTATTTCAAGTATAAGGGAAAAAAGCATTTGACCGAGGCCGAGCAAATCCTGTTTACGGCGGCGCACGACTATCTGAAAGGCGTGATGAACGGCAAGACCGCCCTGCCGGTAAAGGCATGGAAAGCGGAGTATGCCAAGCTGACCGCCGAACGGGAAACGCTCAACCGGCGGTATCTTGCTTTGAAAGGGGAAGTGAAAGAAGCCGAGCAAATCCGCAGGAGCGTTTACAACATCTTGCGGCAGGAACAGCGGGAGCAGCAGCCCCGCAGGGCGCAGGATGTGGAGCGGTAA
- a CDS encoding DUF3847 domain-containing protein — MAKTKIEKIASIEEEIKQLENKKKRLIQEQKEQERKDRTNRLCKRMGFIEKLLPDTIPLTEEQFKTFVEQTIAADHSRRILDGLTTQNAATAPAQGEESSGRD, encoded by the coding sequence ATGGCAAAGACCAAAATTGAGAAAATCGCAAGCATCGAGGAAGAAATCAAGCAGCTTGAAAACAAGAAAAAGCGGCTGATCCAGGAGCAGAAAGAGCAGGAGCGCAAGGACAGGACGAACCGCCTCTGCAAGCGCATGGGGTTTATCGAGAAGCTGCTGCCCGACACCATCCCTCTGACCGAGGAGCAGTTCAAGACCTTTGTAGAGCAGACCATCGCCGCCGACCACAGCCGCCGTATCCTGGACGGCTTGACCACCCAGAATGCCGCCACAGCCCCCGCACAGGGCGAGGAATCGTCGGGGAGGGATTAA
- a CDS encoding DUF4368 domain-containing protein, producing the protein MESLVLEAIRRVSGYVRENEAEFIERVREKSELQQEAAVRESRKKLSKAKRRREEISGLIKKLYEAYATGKIPENHFSELLTGYDTEQKTLDGEIERLQAEIDRYNTDSVRADKFIELVKRHTEFNEFSASLLNEFVEKIIVHEATKVNGVREQEVEIYLNFIGKFDLPEQEEQPEETPVRKSKKKRRHEMTEEQRAALRERDKVRYARKVAAKKAAKEAQRAAILKGTAYEIRPQEAGAAHAAI; encoded by the coding sequence GTGGAAAGCCTGGTGCTGGAAGCCATACGGCGGGTGAGCGGATATGTGCGGGAAAACGAAGCGGAGTTTATCGAGCGCGTCCGGGAGAAATCGGAGTTACAACAGGAGGCGGCGGTAAGGGAGAGCCGCAAAAAGCTGTCAAAGGCCAAGCGGCGGCGGGAGGAAATCAGCGGCTTGATAAAGAAACTTTATGAAGCCTACGCCACGGGGAAGATACCCGAAAACCACTTTTCCGAACTGCTGACCGGCTACGACACCGAGCAGAAAACCCTTGACGGGGAAATCGAGAGATTGCAGGCCGAAATCGACCGCTACAACACCGACAGCGTGAGGGCCGACAAGTTTATCGAACTGGTGAAGCGGCACACCGAGTTTAACGAGTTTTCCGCTTCCCTGCTGAATGAATTTGTGGAGAAGATAATCGTCCATGAGGCCACCAAAGTAAACGGAGTGCGGGAGCAGGAGGTTGAAATCTATCTGAACTTTATCGGCAAATTTGACCTGCCCGAACAGGAGGAACAGCCGGAGGAAACGCCGGTAAGAAAGAGCAAGAAAAAGCGCCGCCACGAAATGACGGAGGAACAGCGGGCGGCTTTGCGTGAGCGGGACAAGGTACGCTATGCCCGAAAGGTAGCCGCCAAGAAAGCCGCCAAGGAAGCACAGCGGGCGGCAATCCTGAAAGGCACAGCCTACGAAATCAGGCCGCAGGAAGCCGGAGCCGCCCATGCCGCCATCTGA
- a CDS encoding right-handed parallel beta-helix repeat-containing protein gives MEISVRPACFYPRREGVGYITLSGFTVCRAATQWAPPTAYQEGMIGPHWSKGWVIEDCEIYESKCSGISLGKYRQPDNDNKWLHKKYKDGTQTERECICRAQYEGWTKERIGSHIVRRCNIHDCGQTGIVGHLGGVFSLIEDNHIHHINNKQNLAGAEIGGIKMHAAIDVIIRRNHFHHCTRGLWLDWQAQGTRVTGNFFHHNTLPNLSETEEPDPTALMGMGEDIFVEVSHGPTLIDNNILLSHRSMKLACQGVAVVHNLIGGGLAAVGIGTDNGAKTLSSLRYTPYHVPHRTEVAGFMTFLHGDMRFYNNIFVQQPMHPVLKAAMEAMKGGSGWDDGNVAVGTFPYDGYPTYEEWDREFEGYCGMGSEPSDRYYMHLPVWAGGNVYANGAVPWEKEKDFTKIEGVELSLGYENGEYTLKTNLYELLPKLDTPMVSTELLGEAFEPEQRFEGPDGEAIVFDSDYFGEHRGIRPVPGPFESAGAVLKL, from the coding sequence GTGGAGATAAGCGTGCGCCCGGCCTGCTTCTACCCCAGGAGGGAGGGCGTTGGCTATATAACCCTGTCCGGCTTCACGGTGTGCAGGGCCGCTACCCAGTGGGCTCCGCCCACCGCGTACCAGGAGGGCATGATAGGCCCCCACTGGTCAAAGGGCTGGGTGATAGAGGACTGCGAGATATACGAGTCAAAGTGCAGCGGCATCTCCCTTGGCAAGTACAGGCAGCCGGACAACGACAATAAGTGGCTGCACAAAAAATACAAGGACGGCACCCAGACCGAGCGGGAGTGCATCTGCCGGGCCCAGTACGAGGGGTGGACAAAGGAGCGCATTGGTTCCCATATTGTGCGGCGGTGCAATATCCACGACTGCGGCCAGACCGGCATAGTGGGCCATCTGGGCGGGGTGTTCTCACTTATCGAGGACAACCATATCCACCATATAAACAACAAACAGAACCTGGCCGGGGCGGAGATAGGCGGCATCAAAATGCACGCCGCCATCGATGTTATTATCCGGCGCAACCATTTCCACCACTGCACCCGGGGCCTTTGGCTGGATTGGCAGGCCCAGGGCACCAGGGTGACCGGGAACTTTTTCCATCATAACACCCTGCCCAACCTCAGCGAGACTGAGGAGCCGGACCCCACTGCCTTGATGGGCATGGGCGAAGACATCTTCGTGGAGGTCTCCCACGGGCCCACCCTGATCGACAACAATATCCTGCTCTCCCATCGGTCCATGAAGCTGGCCTGCCAGGGAGTGGCAGTGGTACACAACCTTATCGGAGGCGGCCTTGCGGCGGTGGGCATTGGCACGGATAACGGCGCAAAGACTCTCAGTTCGCTCCGGTACACCCCCTATCATGTGCCCCACAGGACCGAGGTGGCGGGCTTTATGACCTTCCTGCACGGGGATATGCGGTTCTATAACAATATCTTCGTCCAGCAGCCCATGCACCCGGTGCTAAAGGCCGCCATGGAGGCCATGAAGGGGGGAAGCGGCTGGGACGACGGCAACGTAGCCGTGGGCACCTTCCCCTATGACGGCTATCCCACCTATGAGGAGTGGGACAGAGAGTTCGAGGGCTACTGCGGCATGGGCAGCGAGCCCAGCGACAGGTACTATATGCACCTGCCGGTCTGGGCCGGGGGGAACGTCTATGCCAACGGTGCCGTGCCCTGGGAGAAGGAAAAGGACTTTACAAAGATAGAGGGCGTGGAGCTTTCGCTCGGCTATGAGAACGGCGAATATACCCTGAAGACCAACCTATACGAGTTGCTGCCAAAGCTGGATACGCCGATGGTGTCCACAGAGCTGCTGGGCGAGGCTTTTGAGCCCGAGCAGCGGTTCGAGGGGCCGGACGGCGAGGCTATCGTGTTCGACAGCGATTACTTCGGAGAGCATAGGGGCATACGGCCGGTGCCGGGGCCCTTTGAGAGCGCGGGGGCCGTTTTGAAGCTGTAA
- the kduI gene encoding 5-dehydro-4-deoxy-D-glucuronate isomerase — protein sequence MDIRYSANPNDVKRYTTEELRREFHITGLYRPDTVQAVYSHVDRMVTLGVMPVNETVPIDKGIDVWANFGTRFFLERREAGLFNLGGAGVVACEGTEYKMGYKDCLYIAMGTKQVTFKSEDSSNPARFYVVSAPAHRAYETRLITLEEAAKKPLGSAESSNKRVINQFIHPDVLPTCQLSMGMTCLEPGSVWNTMPCHTHERRMEIYTYFEIPEDNVVFHLMGQGDETRHIVMQNFDAAISPSWSIHAGCGTSNYTFIWAMGGENQAFDDMDVIPTTDLK from the coding sequence ATGGACATTCGCTACAGCGCAAATCCTAATGACGTAAAACGCTACACCACCGAGGAGCTCCGCCGGGAGTTCCACATCACCGGCCTCTACCGGCCGGATACGGTGCAGGCCGTCTACAGCCACGTTGACCGCATGGTGACTCTGGGGGTTATGCCGGTAAATGAAACAGTGCCCATTGACAAGGGCATAGACGTGTGGGCGAACTTCGGCACCCGCTTTTTCCTGGAACGCCGGGAGGCAGGGCTGTTCAACCTGGGCGGCGCAGGTGTTGTGGCGTGCGAAGGCACAGAATACAAGATGGGGTATAAGGACTGCCTGTACATCGCAATGGGGACAAAACAAGTCACTTTTAAGAGCGAGGACAGCAGCAATCCTGCACGGTTCTACGTGGTCAGCGCACCGGCTCATCGCGCCTATGAGACGAGACTTATTACCCTTGAGGAGGCCGCAAAAAAGCCGTTAGGCTCTGCTGAAAGTTCAAATAAGCGGGTGATAAATCAGTTTATCCACCCGGACGTGCTTCCCACCTGCCAGCTTTCCATGGGCATGACCTGCCTGGAGCCCGGCTCCGTCTGGAACACCATGCCCTGCCATACCCACGAGCGGAGAATGGAAATTTATACATACTTTGAGATACCCGAAGACAACGTAGTATTCCACCTGATGGGCCAGGGGGACGAGACCCGGCACATTGTCATGCAGAATTTCGACGCTGCCATCTCCCCAAGCTGGAGCATACACGCTGGTTGCGGCACGTCAAATTATACCTTTATCTGGGCCATGGGCGGGGAGAACCAGGCCTTTGACGACATGGATGTGATACCTACAACGGACTTGAAGTGA
- a CDS encoding gluconate 5-dehydrogenase — MNILDNFSLKGKTALVTGASYGIGFAIASAYAESGATVVFNDINQDLVDKGLAAYREKGIKAHGYVCDVTDEQAVQTLVKQIETDVGTIDILVNNAGIIRRVPMLDMSAEEFRKVIDVDLNAPFIVAKAVLPGMIAKGHGKIINICSMMSELGRETVSAYAAAKGGLKMLTRNICSEYGCRNIQCNGIGPGYIATPQTAPLRETQPDGSRPPFDQFIVAKTPAARWGTVEDLVGPAVFLASDASNFVNGQILYVDGGILAYIGKQP, encoded by the coding sequence ATGAATATTCTGGATAATTTTTCATTAAAGGGCAAGACCGCTCTGGTGACGGGCGCGTCCTACGGGATCGGTTTTGCCATCGCCAGCGCCTATGCTGAATCCGGGGCCACGGTGGTTTTTAACGACATCAATCAAGATTTGGTGGACAAAGGACTTGCCGCATACCGGGAGAAGGGTATCAAGGCCCATGGTTACGTCTGCGACGTGACAGACGAGCAGGCTGTCCAGACACTGGTAAAGCAGATTGAAACTGATGTTGGCACTATCGACATTCTGGTTAATAATGCAGGCATTATACGCCGGGTCCCCATGCTGGACATGAGCGCCGAAGAGTTCCGCAAGGTGATCGACGTGGATTTGAACGCCCCGTTCATCGTGGCAAAGGCCGTGCTGCCCGGCATGATAGCGAAGGGCCACGGTAAAATTATCAACATCTGCTCCATGATGAGCGAGCTGGGCCGGGAGACCGTCAGCGCCTACGCCGCCGCCAAAGGCGGGCTGAAAATGCTTACCCGGAACATCTGCTCCGAATATGGCTGCAGGAATATACAGTGCAACGGCATTGGCCCGGGCTACATCGCCACGCCACAGACCGCACCCTTGCGGGAGACCCAGCCCGACGGCAGCCGCCCTCCCTTCGACCAGTTCATCGTGGCCAAGACCCCCGCCGCCCGCTGGGGCACGGTGGAGGACCTCGTGGGTCCGGCGGTGTTCCTGGCAAGCGACGCCTCCAACTTTGTAAACGGACAGATATTGTATGTGGACGGCGGGATTTTGGCTTATATTGGCAAGCAGCCTTGA
- a CDS encoding glycoside hydrolase family 88 protein, translated as MPTTGSPGTSVPKSGGLLAAEVLAGRYNPAGKFLRAWNDWEGSDVDRSGWAIIDCMMNLPLLYWASEETGDPRFSQIAENHAHTAAQHFVRGDGSVNHIVEFDTHTGEYVTTYGGQGYETGSSWTRGQAWGLYGFTLSYLHTKNPEFLSAAERIANYFMANIPESGLIPVDFRQPTEPAWEDSAAAAIAACGLIELSKLSDGRQSDVYLSAAVKLLQALEKHSFNWNEDEDNFLTKCTGAYHDKEHEFSIIYGDYYFLEALMKLCGKELVIW; from the coding sequence TTGCCGACTACCGGGTCACCGGGAACGAGCGTTCCAAAAAGCGGGGGGCTGCTGGCGGCAGAGGTACTGGCAGGGCGCTATAACCCCGCCGGGAAATTCCTCCGCGCCTGGAACGACTGGGAAGGCTCGGACGTGGACCGCAGCGGCTGGGCCATCATCGACTGCATGATGAACCTGCCCCTGCTGTACTGGGCCAGCGAGGAGACCGGCGACCCACGCTTTTCCCAAATCGCCGAGAACCACGCCCATACGGCGGCACAGCATTTTGTGCGCGGAGACGGCTCCGTCAACCATATCGTAGAGTTTGACACCCATACCGGCGAGTATGTCACCACCTACGGCGGGCAGGGGTACGAGACCGGCTCCTCCTGGACCAGGGGTCAGGCCTGGGGGCTGTACGGCTTTACCCTCAGTTATCTGCATACCAAGAACCCGGAGTTTTTGAGCGCCGCAGAGCGTATCGCCAACTACTTCATGGCGAATATCCCCGAGAGCGGCCTTATCCCCGTGGACTTCCGCCAGCCCACCGAGCCCGCCTGGGAGGACTCCGCCGCCGCCGCTATCGCCGCCTGCGGGCTCATCGAGCTCAGTAAACTCTCTGACGGCAGGCAGAGCGATGTGTACTTAAGCGCGGCGGTAAAGCTGCTGCAAGCCTTGGAAAAGCACAGTTTCAACTGGAACGAGGACGAGGACAATTTCCTCACCAAATGCACCGGGGCTTACCATGACAAGGAACATGAGTTTTCCATCATTTATGGGGACTACTATTTTTTGGAGGCACTGATGAAGCTCTGTGGCAAAGAACTGGTTATCTGGTAA
- a CDS encoding Gfo/Idh/MocA family protein, protein MLKSKKIIRVAVIGGGAVAQRRHLPEYAENPNAEIAGVLDFNMDRAKELAEIYGGRVYGSMEEVLSDGSVDAVSVCTPNATHAEYSIKALEAGKHVLVEKPMALSLQETRAMMAARERSGRTMMLGHNQRLIRAHTKAKELLKAGSIGELLFFQSSFKHPGPETWSADPGADTWFFQKDKANFGVMGDLGAHKIDLIRYLTDSEIKSVFADMRTLDKKYADGCPIELEDNAVCMFNMENGLPGIMHYSWTNYGREDNSTIIYGTKGVMKIFGDYADDIVLEMRDGIQVKYTVGGIATNANQTKSGVIDEFIAALLEGREPIVTAVDGHNTLAVIETAMRSAREKKWLDIAY, encoded by the coding sequence ATGTTAAAAAGCAAAAAAATCATACGAGTAGCCGTTATCGGTGGGGGCGCCGTGGCCCAGCGCAGGCATCTGCCGGAGTATGCTGAAAATCCCAATGCGGAGATCGCCGGGGTCTTAGATTTCAATATGGACCGGGCGAAGGAGCTGGCGGAGATATATGGCGGCAGGGTCTACGGCTCCATGGAGGAGGTGCTCTCTGACGGCTCGGTGGACGCTGTGAGCGTCTGTACCCCCAACGCCACTCACGCCGAATACAGCATAAAAGCCCTTGAAGCTGGCAAGCATGTGCTTGTGGAAAAGCCCATGGCCCTAAGCCTTCAGGAGACCAGGGCCATGATGGCGGCCCGGGAGAGGTCGGGGAGGACCATGATGCTGGGCCATAACCAGCGGCTGATAAGGGCCCATACAAAGGCAAAGGAGCTGTTGAAGGCCGGCTCTATTGGGGAGCTGCTGTTTTTCCAGAGCAGCTTCAAGCATCCCGGCCCCGAGACCTGGTCCGCCGACCCCGGGGCGGACACGTGGTTCTTCCAAAAGGACAAGGCAAACTTTGGCGTTATGGGGGACCTGGGGGCCCATAAGATAGACCTGATACGGTATCTTACCGACTCCGAGATAAAGAGTGTGTTCGCGGATATGCGCACCCTTGACAAAAAATACGCCGACGGCTGCCCCATAGAGCTGGAGGACAACGCCGTGTGTATGTTCAACATGGAGAACGGCCTGCCGGGCATAATGCACTACAGCTGGACCAACTATGGCCGGGAGGACAACTCCACTATAATCTACGGCACCAAGGGCGTGATGAAAATATTCGGCGACTATGCTGACGATATCGTTTTGGAGATGCGCGACGGCATACAGGTAAAGTACACCGTGGGCGGCATCGCCACAAACGCCAACCAGACCAAGAGCGGCGTTATCGACGAGTTTATCGCGGCCCTCCTAGAGGGCCGTGAGCCCATAGTCACGGCGGTGGACGGTCATAACACTCTGGCCGTTATAGAGACCGCCATGCGCTCCGCCCGGGAGAAGAAATGGCTTGATATAGCGTACTGA
- a CDS encoding GAF domain-containing protein produces the protein MPDYKLMAKQIEALAGVCGDFLPLLSNASAVLNEGIERINWVGFYLIDNGSLLLGPFQGSPACVRIEIGKGVCGTAVREGRLLRVEDVHRFPGHIACDSASRSEIVLPLCSGGRIVGVLDIDSPERGRFSEEDEEGLSIVVSSIEACADFSRLRL, from the coding sequence ATGCCTGACTATAAGCTTATGGCAAAACAAATCGAAGCGCTGGCTGGGGTCTGCGGGGACTTCCTCCCCCTGCTTTCCAACGCTTCGGCTGTTTTAAACGAGGGTATTGAGCGCATAAACTGGGTGGGCTTCTACCTTATTGATAATGGCAGCCTGCTTCTTGGCCCCTTCCAGGGCAGTCCCGCCTGTGTCAGGATAGAGATCGGAAAGGGCGTATGCGGCACGGCGGTGCGTGAGGGGCGCCTCCTCCGGGTGGAGGACGTGCACAGGTTTCCCGGGCATATCGCCTGCGACAGCGCCTCCCGGTCGGAGATAGTTCTGCCCCTTTGCAGCGGCGGGAGGATAGTAGGCGTGCTGGATATCGACAGCCCGGAGAGAGGCCGGTTCAGCGAGGAGGACGAGGAGGGGCTGAGCATAGTAGTCAGCTCCATCGAGGCCTGCGCCGACTTCTCGAGGCTTAGGCTGTAG
- a CDS encoding S-layer homology domain-containing protein, which translates to MTRLKRYAVFLLAAVYIAAGLRVPAASQTGGSHTISGFPIVYQMPELPTGCEVTALTMAMHYYGYKVSKTTMAGRYLPTASPSFHYGSDGRLYGPDMDNYFVGNPFSLSGYICGAPALCTAADRYFQANNVRMHAKDMTGSTPGQLYSLVEQGVPVVVLVTIGMVDRHSYFSWYSPSNKLMSISHDDHGAVLIGYTPTTVTLADPLAGRVTYSRSRFESVFRSRGRQCMILEESVYKSGYTDVPDGRWYTNAVVYCRDKGLMSGTGDSRFTPGGTMTRAMLANVLYRVAGGSKLPEENPFADVRPGQWYTDGVLWAYGAGVMEGYGNGLFGTNDPVTREQVVATLWRYEGEPEPSPAQDFEDEGDISGYAAAAVDWARDKGIIQGKSGNRFDPGSSMTRAEIAVVLKNYMEQKGI; encoded by the coding sequence ATGACAAGGTTAAAGAGGTATGCCGTATTTCTGCTGGCGGCAGTCTATATTGCTGCGGGCCTTAGGGTCCCGGCCGCCTCCCAAACCGGGGGCAGCCATACCATCAGCGGTTTCCCCATCGTCTACCAAATGCCCGAGCTTCCCACCGGCTGTGAGGTCACCGCCCTTACAATGGCAATGCATTACTATGGGTATAAGGTCAGCAAAACCACCATGGCGGGCCGGTATCTTCCCACCGCCTCCCCCAGCTTCCACTACGGCAGCGACGGCAGACTGTACGGCCCAGACATGGACAATTATTTTGTGGGGAACCCCTTTTCCCTGTCGGGCTATATCTGCGGCGCTCCGGCCCTCTGCACCGCCGCAGACAGATACTTCCAGGCCAATAACGTGCGTATGCACGCCAAGGATATGACCGGCTCCACACCTGGGCAGCTCTACTCCCTTGTAGAGCAGGGCGTCCCGGTGGTGGTCCTGGTGACTATAGGCATGGTGGACCGCCATTCATACTTTAGCTGGTACTCTCCAAGCAATAAGCTCATGAGCATAAGCCACGATGACCACGGGGCGGTGCTCATCGGCTATACCCCCACAACAGTCACCCTTGCCGACCCCTTGGCCGGAAGGGTGACCTACAGCCGAAGCCGGTTCGAGTCCGTGTTCAGGTCCCGGGGCCGGCAGTGCATGATACTAGAGGAGTCGGTATATAAGTCAGGGTACACCGATGTACCAGACGGCAGATGGTATACAAACGCGGTGGTATACTGCCGGGACAAGGGGCTCATGAGCGGGACCGGGGACAGCCGCTTCACCCCCGGCGGCACCATGACCCGGGCCATGCTGGCAAACGTGCTGTATCGGGTAGCGGGCGGGTCAAAGCTCCCGGAGGAAAATCCCTTTGCGGACGTCCGGCCCGGGCAGTGGTATACCGACGGCGTCCTGTGGGCCTATGGGGCCGGAGTTATGGAGGGTTATGGAAACGGCCTTTTCGGAACGAACGACCCGGTGACCCGTGAACAGGTCGTAGCCACCCTTTGGCGCTATGAGGGCGAGCCGGAGCCCTCCCCTGCGCAGGATTTTGAGGACGAGGGGGATATCTCAGGGTATGCCGCCGCCGCAGTGGACTGGGCCAGGGATAAGGGAATAATCCAAGGGAAAAGCGGCAACCGCTTCGACCCCGGAAGCAGCATGACCCGGGCGGAGATTGCCGTGGTGCTGAAAAACTATATGGAGCAGAAGGGGATATAA